In the Besnoitia besnoiti strain Bb-Ger1 chromosome IX, whole genome shotgun sequence genome, TGATTGTATCGCTGGAATTAGCGTTGActctcgcttccgcttcttcgccaaATAGTCTGCAGGCCATTACCCGTATCAAAAAACTAACGTAAACTTTCCACGCTCCGTACAACGAGAGAGTCTGTTTACGAACTTCCAGTAAACGAGCGCGGAAAACAGCTACACTTGCAAAATAAGTAGTGTAGTACAGAGTGACGGATCCTCCGCTTCCACCGCAAGAAACGGTGGGCGCGTTCCAGGAGGGCTGTACATGTTGCGTGAACGAGTACGGCGCTGTTCTCAATGTTCCACGTCACACATACCACATGATACACAGCGGAGGAGACCTCCTCTAATGGATGGGTGGGGTTTGGAGTGTTGCGTTCTTACGCCGGTAGCAGGGCCTGTATCGCGGTCGGAAGGAAGCCATGGCGGCACCATCCTCGCCACCGGACACAGAACACAGAATCACTCTTGGCCGGATGATATGCTGTCGTTGCATGAAATAGAGCCTGGAGTGATCCCGTACCATGCTTGGCTGGGAGGTTAGTGCGGACACCGGACGCGGCTGCTTACCGAACTCTTCCAGCGTAGGACATAGACGACGGCATGAAATGCACTCGCACGGCCCTGCTTAGACCCCCGTGATTGACCGacttctccgcgtcttcacGCGTGCCTGTGGCGACGGAACTCATCTGAGCACCCAGCTCCAGACCAAGGAGCACGTCGCCACCTTTGGGAAGAACCGCCATGACTCTGGCCGCCGAACACCGCGTCGTGCTACACGCCTGTGATAGAACTTGTGGAGCCTCTTCGAGAAAATCCGACAGCTACAGCCCACGCCCGTTGCTGGCGAGGAGTAACCCCAAGGCCACACAAATGAAGGGGGACTCTTCCGCACGACCACGCTCGTAACGAGGCAGGAGGAATAGATCTGATGCCCGCACGTAGCGCCCTCATCTAACACAGGGGTAAAGTCACCTGGTAAAGAGACCCCTCAGCAAGGTTGATGTGCTCTTTTTCACCTGATTAAGGCAGACTCGAAGTCGTTACCGACTTCTCTGACGAAGTTCCTGAACCGGAATCAGCTCACAGCGAAAGAGCATGGAGTTAGAGCGCAAAGCTGATGCTCCTTTGCCTCGTTCCTGCATTTCACTCTGTGTAGATAGATGAAACGAAttccgcagcagcttctgAATCTAATGCAGAATGGGTCCGGCTGACAAAGTTAGCTAATGCGGAAACAGCACCAGTGGATGGCAGGGCCCGATCCCGTGGCCACTGGTTCCTACAAGGGGTGACCGGCTAGCGACGGGGGTTCGCCGACGGGCGTGGGCCCAGCTTGTCACCGGCGTGGCTGTACCCAGCCGCGTGAAGTCCGCACCAACACCATTCCGGCGTTACATCAGGAGGCAACAAAGTCACGTGCTGTTGAATTCCTCAAGTTGACACTCCGCGTAAATACCTTTCAAGAGTATGCGACGATATAGTTGCCGCACGGGCAGGAAGGGGTTTAACTCGTTGGAAGTCGGAGAAGCCAGCAAAATGTCCGCGATATCATCGCAGAAAACTCGCACACCAGTTTGCCGAATGTGTCTATCGCTAACGCCTACCCTCGTGTGACTGCAGAAGTCTTTCGAGAAAGTTGGCCTCGAGAGTACGCCTGCTAAAACGACACAGGGTTCCACCGAAGCATGGTAGATGACAAACAGGCTGGTACCCTAACAGGACAAAGCGTGATGCCCTCTTGTCAGCCAACCAGTTCGCCAACGCAGTTGGCTGGCAGGTGAAGCAAGTAACGACACGGGGGTACGTGGTTGACAGCAGGATGGCCGGCGAAGCTCGTCCGCAGGTGTTCAACGCGTTGGACTACAGAGGATCTACCTCTCATATGTATGCAGTTGACCATAGGTGGATGGAGACGCAGATCACCCGTTACGACCTGTTCTCCATCGACAGATGGATGCAACGCAACCGTTCCTTTGTGGAAGGGGCGACGGGGAGAGGTTGCTTGTGGTCGACGAGTGCCTCGTGTGCCCCATGCGAAGATTCACTTATAAAAAGAGACATTAAATTCTCTTCGTACGACTCTGATGGCGCTTTGCACGCGAGGCTCTCCTGCCACATCGGGCACAACAAAACTATCCTGGGGAGCACGGGTATGAATCGTTAGAACTcggggacggggggggcTGAATATGTGTACGACAGCCAAAGTGCACCATATATCCTACCCGTGAGCCTGATCGTTTCGATGCAACCACTCGCTCCATTTAAATGCCACcagggcgcgcgcctggtCGTACTTCTGCTGGCGACGCGAGTGTGGCAAGCGCGACGTGCTTCTGCCCATCCCGTATAATAAGTCTACATCAAATGGGGGAATACACAACTTCATGCTGGCTAGATGAGCAGCCGCTTTCTACGCCTTTCGTATCTACGCTGGTGATAATAATCTGCTAAACTGCAGCCGCAGGTGCCACTCCGACACTCCAGCATAAACGAAATGGGGCCACAGAAGTCCAGCGCCCAAGTGGCGAATAGCTGAGTCACGCAGCTCCGTAGCCACTCTTTTTCACCACAACCTTGCGTCACACCTCGTCCACTCAACAGTTGGCAGAAGCACCTGAAGCCACATCCCCCGTCGGATCGGACTGCAGCCGCCCAGAATGCACACTCGCACGAAAGAGGGGCAAGCAACTCCTGAGCGACCATAATTCACAAACACTCACAGAAACATATCACATGCGTATGTACGAAGAGCGCAGCCACCTCCCAACCCGAAGGCGCCTCTAGCGAGCCGCTCAAAAGATGCATAAACCAACAATAGATGCAACAGTTCCTCCCATGGCTGCGAAACTGGCCACCACCCTCCCGTTCCTGGTGTTGAGGTGGCTATGCGACCAGAAAAAACAGCGCCACATACTCATGTCTGCTATTCTTTGTGGGAGCACGACAGAATCAGATGAGAACAGCCGACAGCTGCACCCATCATGGGATGACACGGAACGGAGCCTTGGTAAAGTGATTGAAGAAGGCGGTTTCGTGCCCGACGTCTTGTATCACGCTGTGCACTTGATGGCAGTGCCGGCCGCTCGCGGTGTGTTTATTTTCATCGACGGAGAATCGACAGCGCGCAGGCCTATAGAATATTTACCCGGCCGCACCGTTTTAATTGTCGGCCCATCTCTAGGCCAGTCCACGGGATCGGATCGACGCTTCTCGGCGAAAATACATTTCATCGGCACATCCATGCTTATGGGCGGATGCGAAGCTTGATCTCTTCTTGGATCTGACACGGGAAAAGGAGCGGAAGTTTATCTTTGGGCATCCATTACATGAAAGTAACATGTGACGAACACCATGGCTGGAACCGGCGCTCGGAACAAAACATGTCTCCGCTTAAAAATATTCTCAATCAAAACCCACATCGCAGAATGCACTCGTGAGAGCGATACCAGCGGTCTTGTCTCCTGGCCCGGTCTTACAACGACAACCGGTGTAGAAAAAACTATCAACGGAAAAGGTACGTACGGCCCATATGAACATGAAAGAATCTGCTTCTACCTGACCTTGAAGATAATGTCCGCTCCGTGGGGGAGCATTCAAGCGACACCTTGGCTATCGACACCATTCAGACAGGTGCCTACCTTTTTCAAGTGGCGGTCAGCCGGCGCTAGAAGTTCACCAGACTTCGCATCTTCCTGATGGCCAGCGCACGCATATTCATGAAGCATCCTACATCCGAAAAGTCACGAATCGTTTGCTCATCTCGAATAAAGATCTTTAAGAGGAAGCTGAGGTTCACCCACGACGCGTTACAGCGCCACTCGAAAAAGCGAGAGTACCACTCCATTTGCCCTGCCCTCCCAGCTCCGCTACGACAGTACAGCTCAATACTTATCTTACCGAAGCCTCTCTATAATCACCCAACTGTAGGTGTGCCCTTGCACGATACAAGTAGGCCTTTTCGCGTTTCGTGCTGTGACAGAAATCGCATGCACGCAGGATCGGCCCGCACAGTGCTCGGTACACGAAGTCGCAGGTGGATACTGAGCATTATGGCACATGCAGGCGGACAAGCTGCCTGACCGGGTACACACAACGGAAGAACACGCGATGGTATAAACCCTCACATCCGAAGACTCTCCTATCTGGCAGCCAAACGAAGTATCGTTCAGCGACCGCCGTAAGACACGAACACGCAGAAAGCTCGTAATACGCAGCGAAACCTGTCTTCCGCTGACGTCGCGCAGAAAATGAGCAAAGCCTCTATCGCAGCGAAGCATGACAAACAGCTCCGgcagcgcgctgcctccAAACCCTGTCTTTACATATCTGCCCATGCGCCTTACTCCAACTCCAGTGCCTTCGTACAGTTCTCTACTGCGTCACGAAGCAACTGTTCCCGCGCATCAATCGCTCCGTCCTCGTCCGCCTGAAAGCATTCCGACTTGGCTAGTTGGACATAAATTGAAGCTTTGAGCGCTGATATCTCCTTGACATCATCATCTTTTAGATCGCTGGTCTTCACCCGATCGAGAAAGGTCAGACCTCGCTTTAACAGATAGCCGCTCAACTCAAACTGCCCTCCTGCACGAAGACGACCATGACAAGTCAGACATTGGGCATTCGCCCTGCTCTGCTAAATAAAGCATCAGCGTCGAAAAAAGCGCGTCAAGAGCCAAAACACGGGGCCGGAGCTGGTTGTGTGCTGTGAAGTCAGTCCGAATTACACCTGCCATCCTGGGTGCACGAGGAAAACACCGAAATTGGTTATTGGATGCCTAACGGAATACTGTCCCTGCACACGAGCGAACTTATGGCGTAATTAGACGTCTATATGAAAAAGCGGTGAAGCTGCAGAAAGCATCATTTCATGCGGTCAACCACACGATTAAGCTAAATGTCTCAAACCAGTACCTTCGATGAAGTTCAGTGCTTCTCGATAGTCTTGGTGTGCCCGCCTGACACAAAGCGTGTTGCTCAACCTCTTCGCAGCATCTCCTTCAAGCTGGTTTAGAACGTGAATCATGTCACGTTTATCTTGCTTCccaccttcttcgccttcccctgTTGCCTTTCTTTCCACGATGTTATAGACTCGCGAGTAAGTTCTCTCAAAAAACGACCGAACCCGGTCGTAGATTTTTTTCACCTCCTCATACGGTTCAGTGCTGATATTCGCTAAGAATGCATCCGCGTCCTGGAGCAACTTGCTGCTCTCTTCGTCACGTTCAGTTTCATCCCGCTTCGGGCTGTCCACTACCGCACGCAGCTCATGCACGTACAGCTGTAGCTTCGCTTTCATTGCCCGCCGCCTAAGTTCCTTTGCCTCTATCTCAATCATTTCATCTCTGAGCGCTCGCATCTCCTTAGAACAAGCCACACGGTAAACAGCAACGTCGCATCACTTGCCGCTGCGCATATAATATGCCTGCATGTGCTAGCCGCGATGCCGCCAGTGTGACTCCATTGATCACTTCATGCAACGTAAAATCGTTCCTGAATACGCCAACGATAAATATACCAATCACTCCAAGCAGGTGTGGGAGTGTTTTTCGGCATGATGCAGGCGAAGTTCGGGGACAGGAAATTACGACGAAACCATTTCCCCGTAGTTGAAGCATTCGCTACAGGTGTTTCAGGCCGGCGAATGCGGCATTGTCTTCCCACGGGCCTGCTCACCTCCAGGCAACGCACCCCGTAGTGTTCGAATTTCGCGCGGTACCCACAGTCGACCGGTGGCGGAAGGTGTACCCCCACACACCTTGAATAGTGTTGGAGCACACGACCCAGGAAGCACTTACATCTAGCCGCACCGTGCTCGTGCAAAGTACATACGCGCTTGTACGATGTGAAAGCAGTAGACTTTTAACCGATTCAGAAGCATCCAGAGACTTGTCGCCATTGACATAATATTATCCGCTCACCCGCAGGTCATCGTCGTCATACGGCCCTAGTTGAGTGTTATTGACAAGAGAGGCAACGTATTTCTTTCCTGCACAGAAATATCCGGCGCCGattgcggctgctgcggaagTGTCAATAGTCCGCCGAACCTTGCAGTTGCTCTGGGGGTCGACTCCATCATGCGAACCAAAAAACCGTTCAATAAGATCCGTAAGCCATGGCATTCGAGCAGCGCCGGATACACCAGTGAGGTCGACAGCCACGATATTCTTTGCGTCAATGCCTGCGCTGTAGATCACTCTTTCAAAAAATTTCTTGAACCGCTCCTGTCAGCAAACGCGAAGTTAGACACACGCAAGCTGT is a window encoding:
- a CDS encoding DnAK-TPR (encoded by transcript BESB_013920); this encodes MVDDSKAVMGIDLGAHLSVFACGALANFDETHSAETNSGIKKAYVPSCISFDDKILTYGAEAEARVNYEPKNLVMNIPMWLGVHDVRTARELEDRVAFCPYPHVTIDQGKVLFRVAFGDKETHVPLPLAIGFFLEHLLEKGNTARSTSAENEILPLVRGFSRSLRIFSRDAADGIIRPPEMAAIVLPSSVDARAIREAEVSAKMAGLTVTMLRRIDAIVNFWACEKLPQEYHKLVDLQKRLDTGAQDDQAVRLAVIDIGFAETSMAVVELSKSAPEEAKHQPQKEVLLKVLSNDVDRALGFVEVIRAVATHVAAHVEKKYNAQIRSHSKKCWRLHLACIRAIRELNDLPETVIDMENFILENTDLRMDCTLKHFEGLCEPLKERFKKFFERVIYSAGIDAKNIVAVDLTGVSGAARMPWLTDLIERFFGSHDGVDPQSNCKVRRTIDTSAAAAIGAGYFCAGKKYVASLVNNTQLGPYDDDDLREMRALRDEMIEIEAKELRRRAMKAKLQLYVHELRAVVDSPKRDETERDEESSKLLQDADAFLANISTEPYEEVKKIYDRVRSFFERTYSRVYNIVERKATGEGEEGGKQDKRDMIHVLNQLEGDAAKRLSNTLCVRRAHQDYREALNFIEGGQFELSGYLLKRGLTFLDRVKTSDLKDDDVKEISALKASIYVQLAKSECFQADEDGAIDAREQLLRDAVENCTKALELDTKREKAYLYRARAHLQLGDYREASEDAKSGELLAPADRHLKKIQEEIKLRIRP